One genomic region from Evansella sp. LMS18 encodes:
- the hisF gene encoding imidazole glycerol phosphate synthase subunit HisF, which yields MLTKRIIPCLDVKEGRVVKGVQFVDLRDAGDPVELAAFYDEQGADELVFLDISASHEGRETMVDVVEEVAAKLAIPFTVGGGINTLEDMKRILRAGADKVSLNTAALKRSELIREGADFFGSQCIVVAIDAKWDEALGSWRVYTHGGRRETEWDAVSWAKKAVELGAGEILLTSMDQDGEKTGFNISLTKAVSLAVSVPVIASGGAGAKEHFYDVFDEAKADAALAASIFHYKETSVAEVKAYLKEKGLEIR from the coding sequence ATGCTGACAAAACGAATTATCCCGTGTCTCGATGTGAAGGAAGGCAGAGTGGTAAAAGGCGTACAGTTTGTCGATTTACGGGATGCCGGCGATCCGGTGGAGCTTGCCGCCTTTTATGATGAACAAGGGGCCGACGAACTCGTTTTTCTTGATATATCTGCTTCGCATGAAGGAAGGGAAACAATGGTCGATGTGGTGGAAGAGGTAGCGGCTAAACTCGCTATCCCCTTTACAGTCGGCGGGGGGATTAATACCCTGGAAGACATGAAACGGATTCTTCGGGCAGGGGCCGACAAAGTTTCCTTAAATACTGCTGCTTTAAAGCGGTCTGAGCTGATACGGGAGGGGGCTGATTTCTTTGGTTCCCAGTGTATCGTTGTGGCGATAGATGCAAAATGGGATGAAGCACTTGGTTCCTGGCGGGTTTACACCCATGGTGGACGGAGGGAAACAGAGTGGGACGCCGTTTCCTGGGCAAAAAAAGCAGTTGAACTCGGTGCAGGGGAGATTCTGCTGACGAGTATGGATCAGGATGGGGAAAAAACTGGTTTTAATATTTCCCTGACTAAAGCTGTCAGTCTCGCCGTATCGGTGCCAGTCATCGCCTCCGGTGGCGCCGGGGCTAAAGAGCATTTTTACGACGTGTTCGATGAGGCAAAGGCAGATGCGGCCTTAGCAGCTTCCATTTTCCATTATAAAGAGACATCGGTCGCGGAAGTAAAGGCGTATTTAAAGGAAAAGGGGCTGGAAATACGATGA
- the hisA gene encoding 1-(5-phosphoribosyl)-5-[(5-phosphoribosylamino)methylideneamino]imidazole-4-carboxamide isomerase: protein MFTIYPAIDIRGGKCVRLIQGDYNQETVYGESPFQMAKDFAEKGASWIHMVDLDGAKEGKPVNDEEILKAARELDASIQVGGGIRDRNAVSRYLDGGVSRVILGSSAISDPQFVKEMLSEYGGERVAIGIDARDGYVATHGWLQTSEVKAEELALELAGFGAETFIMTDISRDGMLSGPNTEAIANLGKVTGKKVIASGGMKEMDDLRKLKERSGDGVSGAIIGKALYTGRIDLEAALKEAGE, encoded by the coding sequence ATGTTTACTATTTATCCTGCTATAGATATCAGAGGCGGTAAGTGTGTAAGGCTGATTCAAGGTGATTATAATCAGGAAACTGTTTATGGAGAGTCCCCTTTTCAGATGGCTAAAGATTTTGCCGAGAAGGGGGCAAGCTGGATACATATGGTGGATCTTGATGGGGCAAAGGAAGGAAAGCCTGTAAATGATGAAGAGATCTTAAAGGCTGCCCGGGAGCTTGATGCTTCCATTCAGGTTGGCGGGGGCATCCGCGACCGCAATGCTGTTTCCCGTTACCTGGATGGCGGGGTAAGCAGAGTCATTCTCGGAAGTTCAGCTATTTCGGATCCTCAGTTTGTCAAAGAGATGCTTTCAGAATATGGCGGCGAACGTGTAGCGATCGGTATTGATGCAAGGGATGGATATGTTGCCACCCACGGCTGGCTGCAAACTTCTGAAGTGAAGGCGGAAGAACTGGCGCTGGAACTGGCCGGTTTCGGGGCAGAAACTTTTATCATGACGGACATTTCCCGGGACGGTATGCTCTCCGGACCGAATACGGAAGCGATAGCTAATCTTGGGAAGGTTACTGGTAAAAAAGTCATCGCCTCCGGCGGTATGAAGGAAATGGATGACCTCCGTAAACTAAAAGAACGTTCAGGTGACGGTGTTTCCGGAGCGATCATCGGCAAGGCGCTGTATACCGGGAGAATCGACCTTGAGGCAGCCTTAAAGGAGGCAGGGGAATAA
- the hisH gene encoding imidazole glycerol phosphate synthase subunit HisH: protein MIGIVDYGMGNLYSVTKGLERIGHTPFLSEDPDELAKADRLLLPGVGSFRDGMAELRKRGLDEFLKTWAAEGRPLLGICLGMQLLFESSEENGPTEGLGLLPGEAVRFSGKTADGRRYKVPHMGWNKLEFHQPDHPILQDVPTGHVYFVHSYVVKVKEADVLIASSNYEELVPAVVGRGSVWGTQFHPEKSSVAGMRMLMNFASAKGVM, encoded by the coding sequence ATGATCGGAATAGTAGATTACGGAATGGGAAATCTCTACAGCGTAACGAAAGGTCTTGAAAGGATTGGCCATACGCCGTTTCTTTCAGAGGATCCGGATGAACTTGCTAAAGCAGACCGGCTGCTCCTCCCTGGTGTAGGTTCCTTTCGGGACGGGATGGCAGAGCTTAGGAAAAGAGGACTGGATGAGTTTTTGAAAACATGGGCTGCTGAAGGACGTCCGCTCCTTGGAATCTGCCTCGGCATGCAGCTGCTTTTTGAGTCCAGTGAGGAAAATGGCCCGACAGAGGGGCTTGGCCTTCTGCCAGGAGAGGCAGTGAGGTTTTCCGGTAAAACAGCGGATGGGCGGCGTTACAAAGTGCCTCATATGGGCTGGAACAAGCTGGAGTTTCACCAGCCTGACCATCCGATTCTACAGGATGTTCCGACCGGCCATGTCTACTTCGTGCATTCGTATGTGGTTAAAGTAAAGGAAGCGGATGTGCTCATAGCTTCCTCAAACTATGAAGAGCTCGTGCCTGCTGTTGTTGGCAGGGGATCTGTCTGGGGTACTCAGTTCCATCCGGAAAAAAGCAGTGTCGCCGGAATGCGTATGCTGATGAATTTCGCCAGCGCGAAAGGGGTTATGTAA
- the hisB gene encoding imidazoleglycerol-phosphate dehydratase HisB — protein MSKREASIQRKTNETNIELSFLIDGEGKANLETDVPFMTHMLDLFTKHGLFNLDLTAKGDTEIDDHHTTEDVGIVLGSALKQALGDKKGIKRYGNAFVPMDEALAQVVVDLSDRPHLEFRGELPAQKVGTFDTELVHEFLWKLALEARMNLHVIVHYGHNTHHIIEAIFKALGRALDDATQKDPRVTGVPSTKGSLG, from the coding sequence ATGAGTAAACGTGAGGCATCAATTCAGCGAAAAACAAATGAAACAAATATTGAGCTTTCTTTTCTAATAGATGGGGAAGGAAAAGCAAATCTTGAGACAGACGTTCCTTTCATGACACATATGCTTGATCTTTTTACGAAACACGGGCTCTTTAATCTTGACCTGACTGCGAAAGGCGATACAGAAATCGACGATCATCATACAACTGAGGACGTTGGCATTGTGCTTGGGAGTGCACTCAAACAGGCCCTTGGTGATAAAAAAGGGATTAAAAGATATGGAAATGCGTTCGTTCCCATGGATGAAGCTCTCGCACAGGTGGTAGTGGACCTTAGCGACCGGCCTCATCTGGAGTTCCGCGGCGAGCTTCCGGCTCAGAAAGTCGGTACCTTTGATACGGAGCTTGTCCATGAGTTTTTATGGAAGCTGGCACTAGAAGCGAGGATGAATCTTCATGTTATTGTTCACTACGGCCATAATACCCACCATATCATTGAAGCGATATTTAAAGCACTTGGGCGTGCTCTCGATGACGCCACACAGAAGGACCCGCGGGTGACAGGGGTGCCATCGACGAAAGGAAGCTTAGGATGA
- the hisD gene encoding histidinol dehydrogenase, with product MKIVPLSSDVSLKRSLDEGTEEQLKAVKEIIAAVKKEGDTAVLKYTEQFDGVTLRDNKVTQKEIDEAYNKIDEETLAIIREARENIRDFHARQVQQSWITTKEDGTILGQKVTPLDAAGVYVPGGRAAYPSTILMNVVPAQVAGVERIVMVSPPQKDGSLNATVLVTASELGIKEIYKAGGAQGVAALAYGTESVRPVDKIVGPGNIFVALAKQQVFGTVDIDMIAGPSEIVVLADKTAKADYVAADLLSQAEHDPMASAILVTTDKTLAEKVSEEVEQQLKSLPKEEIASASIRDFGAIYVAETMDQAVYAVNELAPEHLEVMTEEPWEILPRIRHAGAIFLGEYSSEPVGDYFAGPNHVLPTNGTARFSSPLTVEDFTKKSSILSYSKSAMSKNGEKIAAFARLEGLEAHARAVEKRLDGNK from the coding sequence ATGAAAATCGTTCCCCTTAGTTCGGATGTTTCATTAAAACGAAGCCTTGATGAAGGTACAGAGGAGCAGCTGAAGGCTGTAAAGGAAATTATTGCAGCAGTAAAAAAAGAAGGCGACACTGCTGTCCTTAAATACACAGAGCAATTTGACGGGGTCACTCTCCGGGATAACAAAGTTACCCAGAAAGAGATTGATGAAGCGTATAATAAAATAGATGAGGAAACGCTCGCTATCATTCGGGAAGCAAGAGAAAATATAAGGGATTTTCATGCACGGCAGGTTCAGCAGTCCTGGATCACGACAAAAGAGGATGGAACGATCCTCGGCCAGAAAGTGACTCCCCTTGATGCAGCTGGTGTTTACGTTCCTGGAGGCCGTGCAGCATACCCGTCCACCATATTAATGAACGTGGTTCCTGCGCAGGTTGCAGGTGTGGAGCGAATTGTTATGGTTTCTCCCCCGCAAAAAGACGGCAGCCTGAATGCCACTGTTCTTGTAACAGCAAGTGAGCTAGGCATTAAAGAAATATACAAAGCAGGCGGTGCACAAGGTGTCGCAGCTCTTGCCTACGGGACGGAGTCTGTCCGCCCGGTTGATAAAATTGTCGGGCCTGGAAATATTTTTGTAGCGCTGGCAAAACAGCAAGTGTTCGGTACGGTAGACATTGATATGATTGCAGGGCCAAGTGAAATCGTCGTGCTTGCTGACAAAACAGCGAAAGCCGATTATGTGGCAGCCGACCTTTTGTCGCAGGCGGAACATGATCCTATGGCCTCTGCAATTCTCGTTACTACTGATAAAACCCTTGCTGAGAAAGTATCAGAAGAAGTGGAACAGCAGCTGAAAAGTTTGCCGAAAGAGGAAATAGCTTCAGCTTCCATTAGAGATTTCGGAGCGATTTACGTGGCTGAGACGATGGACCAGGCGGTATATGCAGTAAATGAGCTGGCTCCGGAACACCTGGAGGTTATGACAGAGGAGCCGTGGGAGATTCTGCCCCGGATCCGCCATGCAGGTGCTATCTTCCTTGGCGAGTACAGCTCTGAGCCGGTTGGCGATTACTTTGCCGGTCCGAACCACGTGCTGCCTACAAACGGAACAGCCCGGTTTTCAAGTCCGCTCACAGTGGAGGATTTCACGAAAAAATCGAGTATCCTGTCTTACAGTAAATCCGCAATGAGCAAAAACGGAGAAAAGATTGCGGCATTTGCCCGCCTTGAAGGATTAGAAGCCCATGCAAGGGCAGTGGAAAAACGCCTTGATGGTAACAAATAA
- the hisG gene encoding ATP phosphoribosyltransferase, with protein sequence MTDNGKIPNIETNPELITVAMPKGRIFEEAVSLLRQANYSLPPEFEDSRKLIIEVPEAGMRFILAKPMDVPTYVEYGVADVGVAGKDVLLEEKRDVYEVLDLKISECYMAVAGLPEYDPKADIAPKIATKYPNLASDYFREQGEQVEIIKLNGSIELAPIIGLADRIVDIVSTGRTLKENGLVELETMMPITSRFIVNPVSYRTKSAAIDDMAERIAAVVEGDIFG encoded by the coding sequence ATGACTGACAACGGCAAAATTCCAAACATAGAAACGAACCCGGAATTAATAACGGTTGCCATGCCTAAAGGACGGATTTTTGAAGAGGCGGTCTCCTTGCTCCGGCAGGCGAATTATTCCCTTCCCCCGGAATTTGAAGATTCCAGAAAACTTATTATCGAGGTCCCTGAAGCAGGCATGCGTTTCATCCTTGCAAAACCAATGGATGTACCGACTTACGTGGAATACGGTGTGGCAGATGTAGGTGTTGCCGGTAAAGATGTTTTACTTGAAGAAAAACGGGATGTATATGAAGTGCTTGATCTCAAAATCAGCGAATGTTATATGGCTGTGGCAGGCTTGCCTGAATACGATCCTAAAGCAGATATCGCTCCAAAAATTGCGACAAAGTATCCGAATCTCGCTTCTGATTATTTCCGGGAGCAGGGGGAGCAAGTAGAAATTATTAAGCTCAATGGATCTATCGAGCTGGCGCCGATCATCGGGCTTGCTGACCGGATTGTGGATATCGTTTCTACCGGAAGAACTCTGAAGGAAAACGGCCTCGTTGAACTGGAAACGATGATGCCGATTACTTCCCGCTTTATTGTAAACCCGGTAAGCTACAGAACGAAATCAGCGGCCATCGATGATATGGCAGAGCGTATTGCAGCTGTGGTGGAAGGAGATATATTCGGATGA
- a CDS encoding ATP phosphoribosyltransferase regulatory subunit, whose amino-acid sequence MWKLFMFEKPAGMRDTLPELYQLKREVREAISGEVSRWGYAPIETPTLEYHETVGAASAIQEQQLFKLLDQDGNTLVLRPDMTAPIARIAASTLKNAERPLRLTYDAPVFRSQQREGGKSAEFEQIGVELIGDSSNSADGEVISLMIASLEKAGLENFQIAIGHIGFVNAYLEEILGNETRADAFRRYLYEKNYVGFRKKAEQYPLSSIDQRRLKELLSLKGGTDVLAKARSLAESSEALEALQQLEDLVQVLEAYGLTDKIMIDLNLVLHMSYYTGAVFEAYSEGLGYPIGSGGRYDELFSKFHSPQPATGFGLRLDKLTEALGKIKASVINDACVIFSNERRKEAMEKARILRESGRSVVMQDHGGISDIDKFSAQFKEVIYFVGSNGNGGDSK is encoded by the coding sequence ATGTGGAAATTATTTATGTTTGAGAAGCCGGCAGGGATGCGTGATACACTGCCTGAGCTATACCAGTTAAAGAGGGAAGTAAGAGAGGCTATTTCGGGGGAAGTTTCCCGCTGGGGCTATGCGCCCATTGAAACGCCTACTCTGGAATATCACGAAACAGTGGGAGCAGCTTCAGCCATTCAGGAACAGCAGTTGTTCAAGCTCCTTGACCAGGATGGGAATACCCTCGTGCTCCGTCCCGATATGACAGCTCCGATAGCACGGATTGCCGCATCTACCCTGAAAAACGCAGAGCGTCCCCTCAGGCTTACATACGATGCGCCAGTTTTCCGCTCGCAGCAGCGGGAAGGGGGAAAATCGGCTGAATTTGAACAGATTGGTGTAGAGCTTATAGGCGACAGCTCAAACAGTGCAGATGGCGAAGTGATCTCCTTAATGATTGCCTCCCTGGAAAAAGCAGGACTGGAAAATTTCCAGATTGCTATCGGCCACATAGGTTTTGTTAATGCTTATTTAGAGGAAATCCTGGGGAACGAGACCCGGGCAGATGCATTCCGCCGCTACTTATACGAAAAAAATTATGTAGGCTTCCGTAAAAAGGCTGAACAATACCCTCTTTCGTCCATAGACCAGCGAAGGCTGAAAGAGCTGCTGAGCTTAAAGGGTGGTACTGATGTGTTAGCTAAAGCCCGTTCCCTTGCTGAAAGCAGTGAGGCTCTTGAGGCGCTCCAGCAGCTGGAGGATCTTGTCCAGGTGCTTGAAGCATACGGGCTTACTGATAAAATTATGATTGACTTAAATCTTGTATTGCATATGAGTTATTACACAGGCGCAGTTTTTGAAGCATATAGTGAAGGGCTTGGTTATCCTATCGGCAGCGGCGGGAGATATGACGAGCTGTTCAGCAAGTTTCACAGCCCCCAGCCTGCCACAGGATTTGGGCTCCGGCTTGATAAATTGACAGAAGCACTAGGAAAAATAAAAGCATCCGTAATTAACGATGCTTGTGTCATTTTCAGTAATGAGCGGAGAAAAGAAGCGATGGAAAAGGCGAGGATACTTAGAGAATCCGGACGTTCTGTCGTTATGCAGGACCATGGAGGGATTTCAGATATTGACAAATTTTCAGCCCAGTTTAAAGAAGTAATCTACTTCGTCGGATCGAACGGAAATGGAGGGGACAGTAAATGA
- a CDS encoding DapH/DapD/GlmU-related protein: MRRTTRYEVEEANSLWQIYKTVPFWKVVRNFVVIQTARYTPFLPVKNWLYKTFLGMEVGNKTAVALMVMMDTMFPEKIKIGENSVIGYNTTILAHEYLIKEYRLGDVNIGNNVLIGANSTILPGVEIGDGAIVSAATLVHKDVPAGAFVGGNPMRIIRTKEEIEGSIQADTEQVENYAPQEK; this comes from the coding sequence ATGAGAAGAACGACCCGATACGAGGTGGAAGAAGCGAATTCGTTGTGGCAGATTTACAAAACAGTGCCATTCTGGAAAGTCGTCAGGAACTTTGTCGTTATCCAGACTGCCCGTTACACTCCTTTTCTGCCGGTGAAAAACTGGCTTTACAAAACGTTTCTTGGCATGGAAGTGGGAAATAAAACGGCGGTCGCTCTAATGGTGATGATGGACACGATGTTTCCGGAAAAAATAAAGATCGGGGAAAACTCAGTAATCGGCTATAATACTACGATTCTTGCTCATGAGTATCTGATTAAGGAGTACCGCCTCGGAGACGTAAATATAGGAAACAATGTTTTGATAGGAGCTAACTCCACCATTCTTCCCGGGGTTGAAATTGGGGATGGAGCAATCGTGTCTGCAGCCACCCTGGTACATAAAGATGTACCGGCCGGAGCATTTGTGGGCGGCAACCCAATGCGGATAATCAGGACAAAGGAAGAAATTGAAGGAAGTATTCAGGCAGATACGGAGCAGGTGGAAAACTACGCCCCTCAGGAGAAATGA
- the ppaX gene encoding pyrophosphatase PpaX, whose amino-acid sequence MSKGEDLRRTEIKNIDTILFDLDGTLINTIELIVASFLHTMETYYPGKYKREDVVSFIGPPLSETFNNLDPDRVEEMTNTYRTFNHAKHDDLVEEYEGVKETLEVLHKEGFKMAIVTTKRRDTAVRGLQLKKLDHFFDVIVSLDEVTNYKPHPEPLQMAMEALGSVPEKTMMIGDSQHDILGGKNAGTKTAGVGWSIKGQEFLSTFEPDVMLGKMPELLDYLGLEMEQSKA is encoded by the coding sequence TTGAGTAAAGGCGAAGACTTACGGAGAACTGAAATAAAAAATATTGATACGATTTTGTTTGACCTGGACGGCACGCTCATTAACACAATTGAGCTAATCGTCGCGTCGTTCCTTCATACGATGGAGACGTATTATCCCGGCAAATACAAACGGGAGGATGTTGTTTCTTTTATAGGGCCCCCGTTATCGGAAACATTCAATAACCTGGATCCGGACAGGGTAGAAGAAATGACTAATACATACCGCACATTTAACCATGCAAAGCATGATGACCTCGTGGAAGAGTATGAAGGAGTGAAGGAAACCCTGGAGGTCCTTCACAAAGAAGGGTTTAAAATGGCTATCGTCACAACGAAAAGAAGAGATACAGCTGTAAGGGGCCTTCAGCTGAAAAAGCTCGACCACTTTTTTGATGTAATTGTATCTCTGGATGAAGTAACGAATTATAAACCGCATCCTGAGCCGCTGCAGATGGCGATGGAGGCTCTCGGCTCCGTCCCTGAAAAAACCATGATGATCGGCGACAGCCAGCATGACATTCTTGGAGGTAAAAATGCAGGAACGAAAACCGCAGGTGTAGGCTGGAGTATTAAAGGCCAGGAGTTTTTATCCACCTTTGAGCCTGATGTAATGCTTGGAAAAATGCCTGAACTGCTTGACTATCTTGGTCTTGAGATGGAACAAAGTAAAGCTTAA
- a CDS encoding nucleoside recognition domain-containing protein gives MNTLKQGLKVGLQTTWTLGKIIFPITLIVTIIGYTPLMDWLTSLLSPLMGFIGLSGEAAIPLVLGNILNLYAAIGAMLTMDLTVKEVFILAVMLSFSHNLIVESAVAKQVGVKIWIMVVVRVGLALFAAWAINLFWQGGGERAQYGFVPAAGDEAVAGWGAIVLQGVESAFFGIVQLAVIVIPIMVFIQIMKDLKWLDVFSRWMSPFTRVLGIKENTSTTLAAGLVFGLAYGAGVMIQAVKEDGVSKKDLYLVMIFLVACHAVIEDTLIFAPLGIPLWPLLLIRLVTAIALTIAVAVIWNRLEKKQGAADSSWNTGTGG, from the coding sequence GTGAACACTTTAAAACAAGGATTAAAGGTTGGTCTTCAGACAACCTGGACGCTCGGAAAAATAATTTTCCCAATAACACTCATTGTGACAATAATCGGCTATACCCCTCTGATGGATTGGCTGACATCACTTCTGTCACCATTAATGGGTTTTATCGGCTTGAGTGGAGAAGCTGCAATTCCATTAGTGTTAGGGAATATTTTGAACTTATACGCTGCTATTGGCGCGATGCTTACGATGGACCTTACAGTAAAAGAAGTTTTTATTCTCGCAGTCATGCTGTCTTTTTCACATAATCTCATCGTTGAATCGGCGGTTGCCAAGCAGGTTGGAGTGAAAATCTGGATTATGGTTGTCGTCAGGGTAGGGCTCGCATTGTTTGCGGCCTGGGCCATTAATTTGTTCTGGCAAGGCGGCGGTGAAAGAGCTCAGTACGGATTTGTCCCTGCAGCAGGGGATGAAGCTGTGGCTGGCTGGGGAGCAATTGTTCTTCAGGGAGTGGAAAGCGCATTTTTCGGAATCGTTCAGCTCGCAGTGATTGTTATTCCTATCATGGTTTTCATCCAGATTATGAAGGATTTAAAATGGCTGGACGTTTTTTCCAGGTGGATGTCACCTTTCACACGTGTGCTCGGTATTAAAGAAAATACTTCAACAACACTTGCGGCAGGGCTCGTCTTCGGCCTGGCATATGGTGCAGGTGTCATGATTCAGGCAGTGAAAGAAGATGGAGTGAGCAAGAAGGATCTTTATCTCGTGATGATCTTTCTCGTTGCCTGCCACGCGGTGATTGAGGATACCCTGATATTTGCTCCGCTTGGCATACCTTTATGGCCTCTCCTGCTGATCAGGCTCGTAACAGCCATAGCGCTCACGATTGCCGTCGCAGTTATCTGGAACCGGCTGGAGAAAAAACAAGGGGCAGCGGACAGCAGCTGGAACACAGGCACAGGAGGTTAA
- the lgt gene encoding prolipoprotein diacylglyceryl transferase → MIATIQPLDPVAFELGPLTVYWYGLLIGLGAFLGYLLVNHEAKKRGLPKDTFADLLLYAIPAAIIGARLYYVIFRWEHFADNPMRVFAIWEGGLAIHGGLIAAIITAIIFTRKRGLSFWKVADIAAPGILVGQAIGRWGNFMNQEVYGGEVSRSFLESLMLPEFIINQMYINGAYHHPTFLYESLWNVLGIIVLLLLRRVNLRRGEMFITYAIWYSVGRFIIEGIRTDYLLIFGFLKTAQVVSILTIIGGIILIIYRRKTGLADKRYLDDDEPSAKTGGNGKKASGKGKNTTAGKKKRK, encoded by the coding sequence ATGATAGCAACAATACAGCCACTTGATCCGGTGGCGTTTGAGCTTGGTCCCCTTACCGTTTACTGGTATGGTCTTCTGATTGGTTTAGGGGCATTTTTAGGATACTTATTAGTAAACCATGAAGCAAAAAAGCGGGGGCTTCCGAAAGACACATTTGCCGACTTATTGTTATATGCTATCCCTGCTGCCATTATTGGAGCTCGTCTTTATTATGTTATTTTCCGCTGGGAACACTTTGCAGATAATCCTATGCGTGTTTTCGCTATATGGGAAGGCGGTCTTGCTATCCATGGCGGACTTATTGCTGCAATCATAACGGCTATTATTTTCACGAGAAAACGAGGGTTATCTTTCTGGAAAGTTGCGGATATTGCAGCCCCGGGGATACTGGTAGGCCAGGCGATAGGCCGCTGGGGCAACTTCATGAACCAGGAAGTGTATGGCGGGGAGGTTTCTCGAAGTTTTCTTGAGAGTTTGATGCTCCCTGAGTTTATTATCAACCAGATGTACATTAACGGGGCATACCATCACCCTACATTCTTATATGAATCGCTCTGGAATGTTCTTGGAATTATTGTCCTTCTCCTTCTTCGCCGTGTGAATCTGCGCAGAGGGGAAATGTTTATCACCTATGCAATCTGGTATTCTGTTGGAAGATTCATTATCGAAGGAATACGAACTGATTATCTTCTCATTTTCGGTTTCCTTAAAACAGCTCAGGTCGTCTCCATCCTGACGATCATCGGTGGTATTATTCTCATCATTTACCGCAGAAAAACAGGGCTGGCTGATAAACGTTATTTAGACGATGACGAGCCGTCCGCTAAAACAGGCGGGAACGGGAAGAAAGCGTCTGGAAAAGGCAAAAACACTACGGCTGGAAAAAAGAAGAGAAAGTAA
- the hprK gene encoding HPr(Ser) kinase/phosphatase: protein MAKITARQLMEEFNLELLNKGQDVAFRPVVTSDISRPGMEMAGYFTYYPAKRIQLLGKTEMTFFSELSKEEKVDRMERLCTYDTPGIILSRSMEAPPELIAAANRVGVPIFSSSVTTTRLSSQITNYLESQLAPMTAVHGVLVDIYGVGVLITGSSGVGKSETALDLVRRGHRLVADDSVEIKEEHEGVLVGRSPDLIKHLLEIRGLGIINVMTLFGAGSVRNFKRIGLGIHLELWDQKKQYDRLGLDEDTVKIFNTDLPKVTIPVRPGRNLAVIIEVAAMNFRLKRMGINAAQQFTDQLAGVIEDGDKEEY from the coding sequence ATGGCGAAAATTACTGCAAGGCAGCTTATGGAAGAGTTCAACCTTGAATTGCTAAATAAAGGGCAGGATGTAGCTTTCCGGCCGGTCGTTACGAGTGATATCAGCCGCCCGGGGATGGAAATGGCTGGTTACTTTACATACTATCCTGCTAAGCGGATTCAGCTCCTTGGGAAAACAGAAATGACGTTTTTTTCTGAGCTTTCCAAAGAGGAAAAGGTGGACCGGATGGAAAGGCTTTGTACATACGACACACCTGGGATCATCCTTTCAAGAAGCATGGAGGCGCCGCCAGAGCTGATTGCAGCTGCCAATAGAGTGGGAGTTCCTATTTTTAGTTCGTCAGTAACAACAACACGTCTCAGCTCCCAGATCACAAACTACCTGGAGAGCCAGCTTGCCCCGATGACGGCAGTACACGGAGTACTCGTAGATATTTATGGAGTGGGTGTGCTGATTACTGGCTCGAGCGGGGTAGGTAAAAGTGAAACTGCTCTGGACCTTGTGCGCCGAGGCCACAGGCTCGTTGCTGATGACTCAGTAGAGATAAAAGAGGAACATGAAGGGGTGCTAGTTGGCCGTTCCCCGGATCTGATTAAACATCTGCTGGAAATCAGAGGGCTGGGTATTATCAATGTAATGACTTTGTTTGGGGCAGGTTCGGTCCGTAACTTTAAACGAATCGGCCTGGGAATTCATCTTGAACTCTGGGACCAGAAAAAACAATATGACAGACTGGGACTTGATGAAGATACAGTAAAGATTTTTAACACCGACCTCCCGAAGGTGACTATCCCTGTGCGTCCAGGAAGAAACCTGGCAGTTATCATCGAAGTAGCGGCTATGAACTTCCGGCTGAAACGAATGGGGATAAATGCTGCCCAGCAGTTTACAGACCAGCTTGCGGGAGTAATTGAAGATGGAGACAAAGAAGAGTATTAA
- a CDS encoding phage holin family protein, giving the protein MGWLIQIIVNAVVLLIIANFFAGFEVAGFGAAILASFILAVVNLVVKPILVVLTLPVTIITLGLFMFVINAVTLMITAWVMGGSFVIDGFGIALLAAIIFALLSALIHSFIVDPITKR; this is encoded by the coding sequence ATGGGCTGGCTCATCCAGATTATTGTAAACGCGGTAGTGTTACTGATAATCGCTAATTTTTTCGCTGGGTTTGAAGTAGCAGGGTTCGGAGCAGCCATTCTGGCAAGTTTCATTTTAGCTGTCGTTAACCTCGTTGTTAAACCGATTCTTGTAGTGCTGACATTGCCAGTAACAATTATTACTTTAGGCCTGTTCATGTTTGTCATCAATGCGGTCACATTGATGATTACTGCATGGGTAATGGGCGGCAGTTTTGTGATTGACGGCTTCGGTATAGCACTTCTGGCGGCAATCATTTTTGCTCTCCTCAGTGCGCTTATCCACTCCTTTATTGTGGACCCGATTACAAAACGGTAA